The following is a genomic window from Cyanobacteria bacterium QS_8_64_29.
CGCATCCTCAACACCACCGTGGCCGAGATCCGGGGGCACTTGCAGGCCGAGCGCGTCCTGGTCTGCTACGACTACTCCGCCCAAGCCATTGCGGCCGAGTCGGTCCACCCAGACTGGCAGCCCGCTCTGAGCGGGCAACTGCAGGACCCGAGCTACCGCCAGCACTTGCAGGCGTTGTACGCCCCCGGCCGGACCTACGCAGTCGCCGATGCCGTCACGAGCGGCGATGCCATCGCCCAACCGCCCGTGCGCGGTCTGCTGAGCGTGCCGCTGTGGCTGGGCGACCAGCTGCTGGGCGCGCTGATCGTCCAGCAGTATTCGGGGCCGCGCCACTGGCAGCCGTTTGAGGTTGACTTGCTCGAGCAGTTGGCGACCCAGGTGGCGATCGCGCTGCAGCAAGCGCACCTCTACCAACAAGTGCAGACGCTCAATGCCACCCTAGAGCAAAAAGTGGCGCAGCGCACCGAGCAGCTCAACCGCAAGCTCCAAGAGCTGCAAGACCTGTACCAGCTCAAGGATGCCTTCCTGCACGCGTTCTCCCACGATTTACGCACGCCCATCATGGGCACCAAACTAGTGCTGCAGCGCCTGCTGGGCAGCGATGGCGAAGCCGCCCCCGATCCGGTACCCGTGCCGCGCTCGACGCTGGCGCGCATGGACCAAAGCAGCGATCGGCAGCTCAACCGCATTGATGCGCTGCTGGAAGCCCACGCCAGCGAAATTGAGGGGCTGACGCTGCACCGGCAGTCGCTGGCGCTGCCCGCGCTCGTGGCGGGCTACCTGCAAGATCTGGAACCGCTACTAGAGCGGCACGAGGCGCGCGCTATCAACCTCATTGGCGCTCGTTTGCCGGCGGTCAGTGTGGACCCCACCCAGCTGCAGCGCGTTTTTGACAACGCCATTACCAACGCCTTGGAGCACAACGCACCGGGGCTGAGCGTCATCCTAGCCGCCCAGGGCACCGCGAGCGGCTGGGTGCGCTGTACCATTACCGATAGTGGTCAGGGCATGAGCCCATCGCAGCGCGAGCGCCTGTTCGAGCTCTACGCGCGCGGCAAAAGCGGGCGAGCCCAGCTCGGGCTGGGGCTCTACCTCTGCCGCCAGATTGTCGAGGCCCACGGCGGTACCATCGGCGCTGCCAGCCACCCGGGGGTAGGGACGACGCTGTGGTTCACGCTGCCGCCAGCTGGTGCGGACTAGCGCAGCGTGGGACCCTCAGTCTTGCTTGGCCCGGGCAAACGCCGCTCGCGCGCGCAACCGCTCCAGATACTCGCGCAGGACCGGCTCCGAGGCCAGCATGTCCAAAAAACGGGCCCACAGCAGCACGCCCCCAACCACCACATCGGCAGCTGTCAGCCCGTCGCCCACCAGGTAAGAGCGCGCCGCAAGGGTCTGGCGCAGCGGTAGCGCGGCCTGCTCGAACCACTGCTGCAGCTGCTGTCCCGAGGTTTGGGCGGGTTGCGGTTTGGGCAGGAGCTTCTCCGAGATCTCGGGGCGCGAGTAGAACAGGTAAGCCTCCACCGGCGGCTCCAGCGTGGCGGTAGCGTAGAACAGCCACTGGTAGTAGGCGGCGCGCGCGCTGCTCCCCGGGAGCGGGGCCACGCCGCGTTCGGGGTAGCGATCGGCGAGGTAAGCGCAAATCGCGCCCGACTCAAACGTGACCGTCTCGCCATCCTCCAGCACCGGGACTTTCCCCTGCGGGTGCTTTTGGCGGTAATTGGGTTGCTCGGTATCAGCCAGCGAGACGCGTACCAGCTCGTAGGGCAGCGCCATCTCCTCCAGCAGCCAGCGCGGGCGCAGCGATCGCGTGGTGGGGATGTGGTAGAGCTTCATGCCCCCTTCCGAGTTGCAAACCGGTTAGTCGCTACGGTAAGGCCGCCCAACCCATCGGTGCCTAGCTTGCCGATCGCTTTTGCAGGCTCGGCAACTGGTGCTCGGCCTGCTGGCTCAGCGATTGCACCACGTAATCCAGGATGCCGCCATGGCGGTAGTACGTCACCTCCTCAGCCGTATCGATGCGGCAGGTTACGGGTACAGCCTGCGAGCGGCCGTCGCCAAAGTACACCGTCACCGTCAGCGTTTGGCCGGGCGCCAGCTCGCCGCGGGCCAGGTCGGTAACGTCGAAGGTCTCCTCGCCCGTGAGGCCGAGCGTCTGCCGCGTCGTGCCCGCCTGGAACTGCAGCGGCAGCACGCCCATGCCCACCAGGTTGGCGCGGTGGATGCGCTCGAAGCTCTCGGCAATGACCGCCTTGACCCCCAGCAGGCGCGGGCCTTTGGCAGCCCAGTCGCGCGAGGACCCCACTCCGTATTCACGCCCGGCGACCACCACGGTCGGCACGTCCTGCGCGCAGTAGCGCATGGCGGCATCGTAGATAAACAGCAGCTCGCCGCTGGGCTGGTGGCGGGTGACGCCGCCTTCCATCTCAGGGGTCATCTCGTTGCGCAGGCGGACGTTGGCAAAGGTGCCGCGCAGCATGACCTCGTGGTTGCCGCGGCGGGCGCCGTAGGAGTTGAAATCGCGCGGCGCTACGCCGCAGCTCTGCAGGTAGCGCCCGGCCGGGCTGTCTGGCGCGATCGCGGCGGCAGGCGAGATGTGGTCGGTGGTGACGCTATCGCCTAGCAGCGCTAGCGGACGCGCGCCGCGGATGTCTTCGGTGGGCGGCAGTTGGCGGCTAATGCCGTCAAAGAACGGCGGCCGCTTGATGTAGGTCGAGCTCGCATCCCAAGAATAGGTCGTGCTGCCTTGCGCCTCAATCTGGCGCCAGGCCTCGGTGCCGGTAGAGACATCCGCGTAACGGCGGCGGAACAGCTCCGGGGTCAGTGCCTGCTCGATGGTGGCCTGCACCTCGTGCGGGCTAGGCCACAAATCGGCCAAATAGACCGGCTGACCGGTGCTGCCCGTTCCCAGCGGCTGCTCGAGCAGGTTGCAGCGCATGGAGCCGGCCAGCGCGTAGGCCACCACCAGCGGCGGCGAGGCCAGGTAGTTGGCGCGCACCTGGGGCTGGATGCGCCCTTCAAAGTTGCGGTTGCCCGAGAGTACCGAGCAGGTAACGAGTTCGTAGCGCTCAATGGCCTGGCTGACCGCCTCGGGGAGCGGGCCGGAGTTACCAATGCAGGTGGTGCAGCCGTAGCCGACGATGTTAAAACCGAGTGCATCCAAATCAGCCTGCAGGCCCGCGGCTTGCAGGTACTCGGCCACTACCTGCGAGCCCGGGGCCAGCGAGGTTTTGACCCAGGGTTGGACGCTCAGGCCTCGCTCGCGCGCCCGGCGCGCCAGCAGTCCAGCCGCCACCATGACGCTGGGATTGGAAGTGTTAGTGCAGCTGGTAATGGCGGCGACTACTACGTCGCCGTGGGTCAGGCCTCGCTCCGTCCCGGCCAGGGGGGCTGCCATCTTCCGTTGGGCAGCCGGGATGTTGAAGCTGCGCTCGAGTTCGCCCTCAAAGGCCGTATCGGCCTGCGAGAGGCTAATGCGATCTTGGGGCCGGCGCGGCCCGGCGATCGCGGGCTCCACCTCGCCCAAATCCAGCTCCAGCACTTCGGAGAACTGCGGTTCGGGCGTGCTGGCATCGCGCCACAGGCCCTGGGCTTGGGCGTAGGCATGCACCAGCTCGGCGCAATCGCCGCGGCCGGTAAAGCGCAGGTAGCGCAGCACTTCCGCATCAATGGGGAAGTAGCTCACCGTGCAGCCAAACTCGGGCGACATGTTGGCCAGCGTGGCGCGATCGGGGAGTGTGAGCCCATCCAGGCCATCGCCGCAAAACTCGACAAACTTGCCCACCACGCCGTGCTGGCGCAGCAGTTGCGTCACTGTCAGGACCAGATCGGTCGCGGTAGCCCCCTCGCGCAGGCGGCCGGTGAGCCGGACGCCTACTACCGGCGGCAGCAGCATGGAAATGGGCTGGCCCAGCATGGCGGCCTCGGCTTCAATGCCGCCCACGCCCCAGCCCAGCACGGCCAGGGCGTCAATCATGGGCGTGTGGCTGTCCGTGCCCACCAGCGTGTCGGGGACGGCCAGCGGGCACCCAGTGAGCGGATCCGGCTCGGCGCGCACCACCTGCCCCAGGTACTCCAGATTGACCTGGTGGCAGATGCCGGTGCCGGGTGGCACCACGCGGAAGTTGTCGAACGCCTGCGCGCCCCACCGCAAGAAGGTGTAGCGCTCCCGGTTGCGCTCGAACTCGCTGGCAACGTTGCGCTCGAGCGCATCCGAGCTGCCAAAGCTGTCCACGTTCACCGAATGGTCGATCGCCAAGTCCACCGGTACGAGCGGGTTGATGGCGTTGGGATCGCCACCTAGCTCTTGCATGGCATCGCGCATGGCGGCCAAATCGACCACCGCTGGCACGCCGGTCAAGTCCTGCATTAGCACCCGGGTGGGGCGGAAGGCAATCGCCTGCGAGCCTGCCGTCTGGGGCCACTGCGCGATCGCGCGGATGGCCTCGGGCGTTACGCTCTGGCCGTCTTCGTGCCGCAGCTGGTTCTCGAGCAGTACCTTGAGCGAGCGCGGCAGGTGGCTTAAATCGCCCAACTGGGCCTGGGCGGCTGGCAAGCTATAGTAAGCGTACTCGGTGCCGCCTGCGGTGAGCGTGTCTCGGGTGTTGAAGCTGTCGTGCGCCATGGTTGCGGCCAGAGGCATCCCTAGGGAGTTAAGTGCTTTATCGTAACGCAAGCGCGAGCCCGCGGATGGCCCTCGCAAGCTTGCCGGGCCGCTCGCCCCAAGCAGGCACTGAATGGCGGCGAAGCGCGCTTGGCGC
Proteins encoded in this region:
- the acnA gene encoding aconitate hydratase AcnA; protein product: MPLAATMAHDSFNTRDTLTAGGTEYAYYSLPAAQAQLGDLSHLPRSLKVLLENQLRHEDGQSVTPEAIRAIAQWPQTAGSQAIAFRPTRVLMQDLTGVPAVVDLAAMRDAMQELGGDPNAINPLVPVDLAIDHSVNVDSFGSSDALERNVASEFERNRERYTFLRWGAQAFDNFRVVPPGTGICHQVNLEYLGQVVRAEPDPLTGCPLAVPDTLVGTDSHTPMIDALAVLGWGVGGIEAEAAMLGQPISMLLPPVVGVRLTGRLREGATATDLVLTVTQLLRQHGVVGKFVEFCGDGLDGLTLPDRATLANMSPEFGCTVSYFPIDAEVLRYLRFTGRGDCAELVHAYAQAQGLWRDASTPEPQFSEVLELDLGEVEPAIAGPRRPQDRISLSQADTAFEGELERSFNIPAAQRKMAAPLAGTERGLTHGDVVVAAITSCTNTSNPSVMVAAGLLARRARERGLSVQPWVKTSLAPGSQVVAEYLQAAGLQADLDALGFNIVGYGCTTCIGNSGPLPEAVSQAIERYELVTCSVLSGNRNFEGRIQPQVRANYLASPPLVVAYALAGSMRCNLLEQPLGTGSTGQPVYLADLWPSPHEVQATIEQALTPELFRRRYADVSTGTEAWRQIEAQGSTTYSWDASSTYIKRPPFFDGISRQLPPTEDIRGARPLALLGDSVTTDHISPAAAIAPDSPAGRYLQSCGVAPRDFNSYGARRGNHEVMLRGTFANVRLRNEMTPEMEGGVTRHQPSGELLFIYDAAMRYCAQDVPTVVVAGREYGVGSSRDWAAKGPRLLGVKAVIAESFERIHRANLVGMGVLPLQFQAGTTRQTLGLTGEETFDVTDLARGELAPGQTLTVTVYFGDGRSQAVPVTCRIDTAEEVTYYRHGGILDYVVQSLSQQAEHQLPSLQKRSAS
- a CDS encoding histidine kinase, with the protein product MDSGTERAAQQASEYRPIFEAVEDGLIVRDWDGRIVDANPAWCRMHGYDRAELPQLDPEATIHPDYRHVLSDYLRNVRAGRSFHCRAVDVRKDGTAFEVEVRGKPFTYRGEPHILGIVRDITASIRAERALRASQAKFAKAFHASPDPMAITTLAEGRYVEVNDSFLETFEYRLHEVLGRTTAELNLWADRQAWPRIREALQAHRSVRNRELNLRARSGTLVTVMLSAEAIELEEAPHALIVATDITERKRAEAQRQLVAERDRLLHDIAQRIRRSLDLDRILNTTVAEIRGHLQAERVLVCYDYSAQAIAAESVHPDWQPALSGQLQDPSYRQHLQALYAPGRTYAVADAVTSGDAIAQPPVRGLLSVPLWLGDQLLGALIVQQYSGPRHWQPFEVDLLEQLATQVAIALQQAHLYQQVQTLNATLEQKVAQRTEQLNRKLQELQDLYQLKDAFLHAFSHDLRTPIMGTKLVLQRLLGSDGEAAPDPVPVPRSTLARMDQSSDRQLNRIDALLEAHASEIEGLTLHRQSLALPALVAGYLQDLEPLLERHEARAINLIGARLPAVSVDPTQLQRVFDNAITNALEHNAPGLSVILAAQGTASGWVRCTITDSGQGMSPSQRERLFELYARGKSGRAQLGLGLYLCRQIVEAHGGTIGAASHPGVGTTLWFTLPPAGAD
- a CDS encoding glutathione S-transferase; protein product: MKLYHIPTTRSLRPRWLLEEMALPYELVRVSLADTEQPNYRQKHPQGKVPVLEDGETVTFESGAICAYLADRYPERGVAPLPGSSARAAYYQWLFYATATLEPPVEAYLFYSRPEISEKLLPKPQPAQTSGQQLQQWFEQAALPLRQTLAARSYLVGDGLTAADVVVGGVLLWARFLDMLASEPVLREYLERLRARAAFARAKQD